The Candidatus Binatia bacterium genome segment GGCGCCGTTCGGGCTTCTCTTGATAGATGGTCGTTTCGAAGCTGCCGGTGATCGCGCCCTCGGCTACGAACGCGGCGCACTCGGCTTCGCGACCGTGCGCCTGTGCGGGCAACGCGATCGCGATGCGCTCGACGTTGCGGCGCCCGAGATAGCGGACGGCGATCCCCGCGTAGCGGGCGAGAAGATTCGGTTCGAATTTCGCGGCTTCGCCGAGCGAGATCGCGAGGACGCGGCGATACGGCTTGCCTTTGGCGTAGGAGAGGACGACTTCGCCGAATTTTCCGCGGACCTCGCCGCTGGAAATAGCCTCGGCGATTACTCCGCCCAGCGCCGCGTCGATATCTTTGGCGACGCCCTCGAGGGGAGTCTCGGAGAAGAAGGGCACGACGAGCGCACCGGTGCTGACGCCAGTCGGCGAATCAGCAATGAGATAGACTTGCATGGTGGACCTTTCGGACGGTGAACTACTGCCAGCCTATGGCGGAGACCGTTGATAATCCTCGTCCCCAGCGAAAAAGAGCCGGCGACGATAGCTATGCCCGCGCCGGCGTTAACGTTAACGCCGGGAACGAAGCCGTCGCGCGCTACCGCAGCCTGCTCGGCGAGTGGCGCCACCCCGACCAGTTGGATGCGATCGGCGGCTTTGCCGGGCTCTTTCGCCTTCCGGGCGATCCCGCGCGCGCGCTCGTCGCTTCGACCGACGGGGTCGGAACGAAAGTGCTCATCGCAGCCGAGCTGGGGAAGTACGGAAGCGTCGGCGCCGACCTCGTCAACCACTGCGTCAACGACATCCTCGTCAGCAACGCGACGCCGCTCTTCTTTTTAGATTACCTCGCGGTCGGCAGGCTCGATCCCGAGATCGCCGCCGAGATCGTCCGCGGCTGCGCGCAGGCCTGTCGGGCCCACGGCTGCGCGCTGCTCGGCGGGGAGACCGCCGAGATGCCGGGACTCTACCAGCGCGACCACTTCGATCTCGCGGGGACGATCGTGGGCGTCGTCGAGATCGCGGCGCTTCCCGATTGGGAGAGCGTCGCGCCCGGCGATGCGATCGTCGGTCTGCCCGCGGTCGGGCTGCACACGAACGGCTACTCGCTCGCGCGGAAGGTCATTCCGCGCGAACGCTGGGACGCGCTCCTCGCCGAGCATCCTTCATATTACGAAGCGGTGCGCGCGATTCAAGCGGTTGCACGCGTGAAGACGATGGCGCACGTGACCGGCGGCGGCCTGCTCGAGAACGTCCCGCGTACGCTGCCCGAGAACGTCAAGGCCGTCTTCGAAGAGCAGCGCTGGAGCGTGCCGCCGATCATGCGCGAGTTGGTGCGCCTCGGCGAGTTGGGCGTCGAGGAGCGGTATCGCACGCTGAACATGGGCCTCGGCTACACGCTCGTCGTGCCGCTCGGCGAAGCGCCGGCCGCGATCGCCGCGGCGCCGGGCGCGCGCGTCGTCGGCTGGATCGAGGCGCGCGCGCCGAACGAGCCGCGCGCGATCGTCCATCCTTCGCGCGAAGCGCAGTGACCGCAGCGCTGCAGAATCTCGTCGTCGAGCTCGATCGCGATTTCGAGATAGCCTGGCAGCCCGGCATTGCGGTCTCTCGTCCCGGCGCCGCGGACGAAACGACGCTTGCGTGGATCGACGACGTCTTCGGCGGCGCATGGAGCTCCGAAGCCGCGGCCGGGACGACCATCGTCGCGCGCAGGGCCGGCAGACCGGCCGGCTTCGCGACGTTTGACGTTCGAGGATTGACGTACGCGTGGCTGCAGGGACTCGCGCGCGAGCCCGGCGTCGGCATCTTCGGGCCGATCGGCGTCGCAGCGGAAGAACGCGAGCACGGGCTCGGCACGCTGTTGGCGCGGCTCGCGCTCGACGCGCTGCGCGAACGCGGCTTTACGCGCGCGATCGTCCCCGCCGTCGGCGATGATCGGCTCGTCCGCTTCTACGCCGGCGCGGCGGGCGCGAGCGTCGCTGAGACGTTCGAGCGGGCCTCACTGCTGCGCTCCGCGCGGAGAACGCTCGTGATGGCGTCGGGGAGCGGGAGCAACTTTGCGGCGGTGCTCGACGCGTCGCGCGAACGGACGCTGCCGCTCGAGGTCGTCTCGCTGATCTGCAACGAACCGCGGGCCCGCGCGATCGAGCGCGCACGCGACGCCGGCCTTCCTTCGATTCGCGTCGTCGCATGGGATCGTGCGACGACGGATCGCGGGGCGTTCGACGCGCGGCTGCTCGATGCGGCGCGCGCCGAGAAGCCCGATCTCGTGTTGCTTCTCGGGTGGATGCACTTACTCTCGCCCGACTTCGTTCGCGCCTTTCCGGAGATGCTCAACCTCCACCCGGCCTTCTTGCCGCTCGACCCGTCGCAGGACGAGGTCGCGATGCCGGACGGTACGCGCATTCCCGCCTTTCGCGGCGCGCGCGCGGTTCGCGACGCCCTCGCCGCATCGAGCCCGTGGGTCGGCGCGACGCTCCATCGCGTGACGAGCGCCACCGACCGCGGTCCGGTGATGGCGCGCAAGCCGTTGCGCGTGCGGCCCGGTGAAGAAGAGGAGCCGCTGATGGAGCGGGTCCACGAGCTCGAACGCGGCGTCGTGCGCGCCGGGGTCATGCGCTGGCTCTACGAGCGTTGATCGGCGAGCCAGCGCAACGCGCTCAGGCTCGGAAGAAAGCAGTATTCGCCGCCCCGCGTGACGACGAAGCGCGGCCATACTTCGTCGCTCGCGCCGGCAGAACTGGCGCGCCCGAAGAACGCTAAACGGCGATCGCGGCGCCTACGGCGGCGGCGATGCCGGCGGCGCCGACCCCGAGGGCTGAGGCGGCCCGTTGATCGGGATGAGATCGAGCGTCACGGTGTCGAGACGGTACTGCCCCGCGCCGACGTAATTGTTCGGATTCGCGCAGATGACGCTATCCTGCGGGCCGTAGACGACGACGAGGCCGGAAGGACCGCACTGCACTTGTACGAGTTCGTACGTTTGCAGGAACGTCGCGCCGGGCGTCCCGGGCTGCACTTCGTAGGAGTTGTACGTGACGTTGTCTTCTTCGTCTACGACCGCGCCGTAAACGGCAGCGGACGTAACGCCGATCGCCATCGCTCCCCAGAAGCCGCCGCCCCAATAGTACGGCGCGGGGGCCCACATCATGCCACCGTTCCAGCCATAGTAGCCGCCGCCGCCGGGATTGTTGATGATCGTGTTGCCGTTGCCGTTGCCAATGTTGTTGCCGCCGCCTCCGCCCGGACGATTGCCGCCGCCTGGACGATTGCCGGGACTGCCGGGACGTCCTGGGCCGCCCGGACCACCAGGGCCGCCGGGACCACCAGGGCCGCCGACGCCACCGACGCCACCGACGCCGCCGACGCCGCCGACGCCGCCAGGACCACCAGGGCCGCCCGGACGCCCGGCACCGCCAATACCGTTGCTGGGACGTTGAGCGACGCCCGGACGTTGCGTAGCGCCGCCGAATCCGCCGCCGCCTCTGCCGCCATATCCGCCGCCGCGCGAGAAGTCCGAGCCGCCGAGATTGAATCCGCCGCGGCTGCCGCCGCCGCCGCGGCTGCCACCGCTAAAACCGCCGCGGCTGCCGCCGCTGAATCCGCCACGGCTGCCGCCGCCGCCCCGCATGCCGCCGCCGCCGCGACCGCCCCCGCCGCCGCGACCGCCGCGCGCATCGCTGGCGGCGCAGACCTGAAGAACCAATGCCAACGTCAAGAGGAGCGCTGCAAAATGCCTCATTGCTTGATCACCTCGTCAAGCGTGCCGCGAAGGGTGATGAACGTGCCGTTGCGCGTCGTCATCGCGAGCATCACGCTATCCGCCGGCAGTTTAGAGGTGGAGTGCGACATTTGCTGCGGCGCGTCGGTGTAGTTCAGGTAAATCGTTCCGCTCTTGAGATTGAGGGCGTTGCTCTCGCCGTTCTGTATCAACGCGGCCAGCGTCGGCAAACAAACGATGATCCTCCCCTGATACGAGCACGCGGCTCGGGTTACGACGATCGTGCCATCGCCGTCCTCGGACGTCAGGAAGAGCGAGCCCGAGAAGACTCGCACGTCGACGTCTTTGTAGATCTCGTGGTGGCCGCCTTTATGCTGGATGTCGATCGTGCCGGTCGCCATTGCGGCGGCGGGCACGAGGCACCACGTCAGTGCGGCCGCAGTTGCTCCAATCGTTCGTGGAAAACGCATCGCTACGTCCACCTTTCATTTACTCTTATTTTTCCAACGGGAGATAATCGAGCGGCGCCTATTCGGTGTAAACCTCGATTTTCCCCGACCTGACGGCCGCCTTGAGAGCCCCGTGGTCGCGTTCGGCCTGGTCGGCATACGCCTTCGCGAACGCTGCGATCGCCTCGTCGAAGGCGTCTCCCTTCCCGAGGTATCCGCTCACGGTCCACGGGTCTCCGGATTTCGCATGCGCGCGAGCGAGGTTCCAGCCGCAGGCCCTGGCGTAGACTTCAAGCATCTCCGCGTCGAACGATTCGGTGTTCGGGCTGATCTTCGCGTCGCGCAGTTGTCGAACGTAGAAGTCGCCCGAGGCCCCAGTCGTCCAGCCCAAGAAAATATCCGACGCCGCCTGCATGAGCCGCTGTCCCATGACGACGCGCTGGCCGTGGTGCGGGTAGAGACTCTTCCCTGCGTATGGTTCGAGCACGGATGCGTTAGCCTGTTTGAACTGCAGGAAGAGCGGCTCGTTGTCGGGCGACATCAACAGAGCGATCCAGCAGCGGGTCCCCACGCTGCCGACGCCGACGACCTTGATCGCGGCGTCCACGAAGCGGTAGCGATCGAAGAGAACGCGGCGATCGTCGCCGAGCGTCTCACGGTACTCTTTCAGGACCCCTGCGACGCTGCGCTCGAAGTCGGGAGCGCGTGCGCCCTCGGGGTGGAATATCAGCGGCGCGCTGTCGCGAATGCGCAACTGCCCGTGCACGATCTCGGCGAGCTTCGGATAATCTACCTCGGATCCGCGACTCTCCGTGGCCTTCGCGATGCGCCGCTCGACGCGGCCTCGAACGCGTCCCGAAAGCAAGTCGAGAAACGCTTCGGCCGTGATCTTCTCGTACCAGACCGCGAGCGGGTCGAGCTTTGCGAAATCGCGGCTTCCCTCGCGGTAGGCGCGGACGCAGGTAGCGGTGACGTCGTGTGCAGCATCCTCGGAGAGGCCGTTGTCGCGCGCGGCGAGTACGAACGATGCCGCAAGGCGCTTGACGTCCCACTCCCACGGCGCGGGCAGCGTCTCGTCGAAGTCGTTGATGTCGAAGACGACGTTGCGCTCGGGTGTCGCGAACCCGCCGAAGTTCTTGAGGTGACAATCGCCGCATGCTTGGACGGTGATCCCGACCGTCGGCGTCTGCGCGAGATCGGCGGCCATGATTCCGGCAGCGCCGCGGTAGAAGGCAAACGGCGAGGCGAGCATGCGCCCGTATCGAATCGGCACGAGTTCGGGAAGTCGGCCTTCATCGGCCGCGCGGAGAATGGCGATCGGATCGCGCCTTGGGCGCTTGAGGTGGGCATGCGCCGCGCGCGGAACGCGATCGCGCAGCGCTTTGCCGGCCGCGACGCAGTCCCGCCGCGATCGCTGCGCGCGGCCGTTCACAACCTCCGTCATCGTCGATCCGGTTGAGACGCTCACTCTTTTTTCGAGGCTACACCTTCATCGGGAAGAAGACGAGAAAAACCGAGGAAGGCGTGACGCGGAAACTCGATGCGTATGCGGCTCCCTGAGACGGGAGCCGCATGTTTGCATGGTTTATGACTTGGTGCAGGTCGCGCTATACGACGTCTTCCAGACCGCGCCCGACTTATACTGGGTCACGTCGGTGTAGCTCGACGGGCTCAGCGTGTAGGTGTCCCGGATCTGCATCGTCTTGCCGGTGCTCGCGTCGAACATCGTGCCGGTCCAAACCGTCTTCTTTCCGGTCTGCGTCGTCGACTCGTAGCTGTAGCTGCCGTTCGCGAGGGAAGCGGGGTTCATCCACGTCTTCGAGGGCGCGGCGTACGTCACGAAGCCCGATCCATCGAAGCCCGTGCCGGTAACCCGGAAGAATAGGCCGGAGCCCGCGGCGCTCCGAGAAACCGTTAACGTCTGGGTTGCCGGGCCGCTCATCGCTGACGGCATGCTATTCGAGCACGACCACGTCCCGATGTAGTAATCCCAGCCATGCGGCCCGACGCCGAGCGTGGACGCGGACATCGCCGATTGCGCTTGCGTGGCGCACGGCGCGATCGTCAGCGCTGCAAACGCGACGAACGTGAGAAGGCGTTTCATCAAAAGTTCCTCCAAGAAGAAAAATGCGGGGTTCTGTGCCGGTTCGGTTCCCCGAGTTTTGGTGGAGGCAAGGAGACTCGAACTCGATAAGCGGCGATCTCCTCGCGTGCCTCCTAGTGACGACGAGTGACATTTGGGCTTACGGGATAAGTGTTTTCGTCGAAGCTGTCGCGCCACCCATGCTGCCCGAACCCGCCCAGTGACGCCCGAAATGGAAGCGTATGGCAACCGAATGGCAACCGCGCGGACCCTCCGTCGGATGGGCGGCGCGTACCTTGTCCCTGCTCGCGAAGCGCGCGCCGCCGTTCGAGCAGCGGTCCAATGCGGCGGTCTTGAAAATCACTATGGCCGTCACGACAAGTCACCGCTAGCGTCGATTAAGCACAAC includes the following:
- the purM gene encoding phosphoribosylformylglycinamidine cyclo-ligase, whose translation is MAETVDNPRPQRKRAGDDSYARAGVNVNAGNEAVARYRSLLGEWRHPDQLDAIGGFAGLFRLPGDPARALVASTDGVGTKVLIAAELGKYGSVGADLVNHCVNDILVSNATPLFFLDYLAVGRLDPEIAAEIVRGCAQACRAHGCALLGGETAEMPGLYQRDHFDLAGTIVGVVEIAALPDWESVAPGDAIVGLPAVGLHTNGYSLARKVIPRERWDALLAEHPSYYEAVRAIQAVARVKTMAHVTGGGLLENVPRTLPENVKAVFEEQRWSVPPIMRELVRLGELGVEERYRTLNMGLGYTLVVPLGEAPAAIAAAPGARVVGWIEARAPNEPRAIVHPSREAQ
- a CDS encoding GNAT family N-acetyltransferase; this translates as MTAALQNLVVELDRDFEIAWQPGIAVSRPGAADETTLAWIDDVFGGAWSSEAAAGTTIVARRAGRPAGFATFDVRGLTYAWLQGLAREPGVGIFGPIGVAAEEREHGLGTLLARLALDALRERGFTRAIVPAVGDDRLVRFYAGAAGASVAETFERASLLRSARRTLVMASGSGSNFAAVLDASRERTLPLEVVSLICNEPRARAIERARDAGLPSIRVVAWDRATTDRGAFDARLLDAARAEKPDLVLLLGWMHLLSPDFVRAFPEMLNLHPAFLPLDPSQDEVAMPDGTRIPAFRGARAVRDALAASSPWVGATLHRVTSATDRGPVMARKPLRVRPGEEEEPLMERVHELERGVVRAGVMRWLYER
- a CDS encoding DUF2252 domain-containing protein, producing MTEVVNGRAQRSRRDCVAAGKALRDRVPRAAHAHLKRPRRDPIAILRAADEGRLPELVPIRYGRMLASPFAFYRGAAGIMAADLAQTPTVGITVQACGDCHLKNFGGFATPERNVVFDINDFDETLPAPWEWDVKRLAASFVLAARDNGLSEDAAHDVTATCVRAYREGSRDFAKLDPLAVWYEKITAEAFLDLLSGRVRGRVERRIAKATESRGSEVDYPKLAEIVHGQLRIRDSAPLIFHPEGARAPDFERSVAGVLKEYRETLGDDRRVLFDRYRFVDAAIKVVGVGSVGTRCWIALLMSPDNEPLFLQFKQANASVLEPYAGKSLYPHHGQRVVMGQRLMQAASDIFLGWTTGASGDFYVRQLRDAKISPNTESFDAEMLEVYARACGWNLARAHAKSGDPWTVSGYLGKGDAFDEAIAAFAKAYADQAERDHGALKAAVRSGKIEVYTE